The Collimonas fungivorans Ter331 genome has a segment encoding these proteins:
- the nuoN gene encoding NADH-quinone oxidoreductase subunit NuoN, giving the protein MNNMNLIPVYPEIFLLIATSVVLLIDMFVSDAKRYLTYYLTLAVLAVCFVLTFGAFQSGETVYTFHNMFVSDPLSSLLKLVSYVAVAITLVYSRRYVSERGMVGGHLGGEFYPLALFTLLGQMVMISGSNFLSIYLGLELMSLSLYALVALRRDSAGATEAAMKYFVLGAMASGFLLYGMSMLYGATGSLDLIEVTRAASSGGINPTVLLFGVVFIVAGLAFKLGAVPFHMWVPDVYQGAPTAVTLLLGGAPKLAAFAICFRLLVEALLPLATDWQQMLTVLAVLSMAIGNITAIAQTNIKRMLAYSTISHMGFMLLGLLAGVVDGNLFSTANAYSSAMFYAITYVMTTLGTFGVIMLLARSGFEAENMDDFKGLNQRSPWFAAVMLVLMLSLAGIPPMMGFYAKLSVLQAVLGTGSGQLWLVIVAVLFSLIGAFYYLRVIKLMYFDEPQDSSPIVAHLDVRVLLSLNGLAVLVLGLWPGWLMDATTAAIVKTLTSFLGRVVQ; this is encoded by the coding sequence ATGAATAACATGAATCTGATCCCTGTTTATCCGGAAATCTTTCTGCTGATTGCGACTTCGGTCGTGCTGCTGATCGATATGTTCGTTTCGGATGCCAAGCGCTACCTTACCTATTACCTGACGCTGGCCGTGCTGGCCGTGTGTTTCGTATTGACGTTTGGCGCATTCCAAAGCGGGGAGACGGTTTACACCTTCCACAACATGTTCGTCTCGGATCCGCTGAGCAGCCTGCTGAAGCTGGTGTCTTACGTGGCGGTGGCGATCACGCTTGTGTATTCGCGCCGTTATGTGAGCGAGCGCGGCATGGTCGGCGGCCATCTCGGCGGCGAGTTCTACCCGTTGGCGCTGTTTACCCTGCTGGGCCAGATGGTGATGATCTCGGGCAGCAATTTCCTCAGCATCTACCTCGGCCTGGAACTGATGTCGCTGTCGCTGTATGCGCTGGTGGCGTTGCGGCGCGACAGCGCCGGCGCGACTGAAGCAGCCATGAAATATTTCGTGCTGGGCGCGATGGCTTCCGGTTTCCTGCTGTACGGGATGTCGATGCTGTACGGCGCCACCGGTTCGCTCGACCTGATTGAAGTCACCCGCGCCGCATCTTCCGGCGGCATCAACCCGACCGTGCTGCTGTTCGGCGTGGTGTTCATCGTCGCCGGCCTGGCGTTCAAGCTGGGCGCCGTGCCGTTCCACATGTGGGTGCCTGACGTCTACCAGGGCGCACCAACTGCGGTTACCCTGCTGCTGGGCGGCGCGCCCAAGCTGGCGGCTTTTGCGATTTGTTTCCGCCTGCTGGTGGAGGCGCTGTTGCCGCTGGCGACCGACTGGCAGCAAATGCTGACCGTGCTGGCGGTGCTGTCGATGGCGATCGGTAACATCACTGCGATTGCCCAGACCAATATCAAGCGCATGCTGGCGTATTCGACCATTTCCCACATGGGCTTCATGCTGCTCGGCCTGCTGGCCGGCGTGGTCGACGGCAACCTGTTTTCGACCGCCAATGCGTATAGCTCGGCCATGTTTTATGCAATCACTTACGTGATGACCACGCTCGGTACCTTCGGCGTCATCATGCTGTTGGCGCGCTCCGGTTTCGAAGCGGAAAACATGGACGACTTCAAAGGCTTGAACCAGCGCAGCCCGTGGTTCGCCGCGGTAATGCTGGTCCTGATGCTGTCGCTGGCGGGGATTCCGCCGATGATGGGTTTCTACGCCAAGTTGTCCGTGCTGCAGGCTGTGCTCGGCACCGGCAGCGGCCAGCTCTGGCTGGTGATTGTGGCAGTGCTGTTCTCGCTGATCGGCGCCTTCTACTACCTGCGCGTGATCAAGCTGATGTATTTTGACGAGCCGCAAGACAGCTCGCCGATCGTCGCCCACCTCGATGTGCGCGTGTTGCTCAGCCTGAACGGCCTGGCGGTGCTGGTGTTGGGCTTGTGGCCAGGCTGGCTGATGGATGCCACCACTGCAGCCATCGTGAAGACCTTGACCTCATTCCTCGGCAGAGTAGTGCAGTAA
- a CDS encoding DUF2818 family protein, whose protein sequence is MNVSLSSWFVILLALLAANLPFINERLFALVPLKSGGQAAVKPVWVRLLELFALYALVGLFAYVLEANIGNTFRQGWEFYAVTGCMFLVLAYPGYVLRYLKKHR, encoded by the coding sequence GTGAATGTTTCTCTCTCCAGCTGGTTCGTGATCCTGTTGGCGCTGCTGGCTGCCAACCTGCCGTTTATCAACGAACGCCTGTTCGCCCTGGTGCCGCTCAAGTCCGGCGGCCAGGCAGCGGTCAAGCCGGTCTGGGTGCGTTTGCTTGAGCTGTTTGCCCTGTATGCGCTGGTTGGTTTGTTTGCCTATGTGCTGGAAGCGAATATCGGCAATACCTTTCGCCAGGGCTGGGAATTTTATGCCGTGACCGGCTGCATGTTCCTGGTGCTGGCCTATCCCGGCTACGTGCTGCGTTACTTGAAGAAGCATCGCTGA
- a CDS encoding NUDIX domain-containing protein, whose protein sequence is MDSHLIETRIASAEAYDGDFLKVQRDTVQLPDGKATTREYIKHPGAVVILPLFEDGSVLLERQYRYPLERVFIEYPAGKIDSGEDHLDCAKRELLEETGYTATEWQHVCTIHNAIAYSDEHLELYLARGLVGGERKLDDGEFLDVFKAPLADMLSWVREGKVTDVKTVIGTFWLEKIVAGDWKLP, encoded by the coding sequence ATGGATAGTCACCTGATAGAAACCCGGATCGCCAGCGCCGAAGCTTATGACGGCGACTTCCTCAAAGTGCAGCGCGATACGGTGCAGCTGCCCGACGGCAAAGCGACCACGCGCGAATACATCAAGCACCCTGGTGCAGTAGTCATCCTGCCGCTGTTCGAAGATGGTTCGGTCTTGCTTGAACGCCAATACCGTTATCCGCTGGAGCGCGTGTTCATTGAATATCCGGCCGGGAAAATCGATTCGGGCGAAGATCACCTGGACTGCGCCAAGCGCGAATTGCTGGAAGAGACTGGTTATACCGCGACCGAATGGCAGCACGTCTGCACCATCCACAATGCGATTGCCTATTCCGATGAGCACCTGGAGCTGTACCTGGCGCGCGGCCTGGTCGGTGGCGAGCGCAAGCTGGACGATGGCGAATTCCTGGATGTCTTCAAGGCGCCGCTGGCGGACATGCTGAGCTGGGTGAGGGAAGGAAAGGTGACCGACGTCAAAACCGTGATCGGCACCTTCTGGCTTGAAAAAATTGTCGCCGGCGATTGGAAACTGCCGTAG
- a CDS encoding electron transfer flavoprotein-ubiquinone oxidoreductase: MTPTQGQNQQNLLEQYGPREAMEYDVVVVGGGPAGLAAAIRLKQQAAETGREVSVCVLEKGSEIGAHILSGAVMDPQALTELLPDWKQLGAPLTTEVSEDRFLFLTEKKAYKTPNWMLPACFQNHGNYVISLANVVRWLGQQAEILGVEIFPGFPAAEVLYNEDGSVKGVATGNMGVDRHGQPTDAFQLGMELHAKYTLFAEGARGHLGKQLMAKFDLNKGKDPQTYAIGIKELWEIDPKLHQPGLVVHTAGWPLDTQTYGGSFLYHLENNQVAVGYVVGLAYENPYLSPYEEFQRYKTHPEISKFFQGGKRISYGARAITAGGLQSLPKLTFPGGALIGCDAGFLNASRIKGSHAAIKTGMLAANAAFEALGNNRQFDELTAYSEAFEQSWLHQELHKARNFKPWMSKGLYLGTLMVGIDQVVFGGKAPWTLRHTHADHECLKPAANYAPIKYPKPDGKLTFDRLSSVFISNTNHAEDQPIHLTLKDPNVPVNVNLRDYAGPEARYCPAGVYEFVTNEDNTERLQINAQNCVHCKTCDIKDPTQNIVWVTPEGGGGPNYPNM, translated from the coding sequence GAAACAGGCCGCGAGGTATCGGTCTGCGTGCTGGAAAAAGGCAGCGAAATCGGCGCCCATATCCTGTCCGGCGCGGTGATGGACCCGCAGGCGCTGACCGAACTGCTGCCAGACTGGAAACAGCTGGGCGCGCCGCTGACCACCGAAGTCAGCGAAGACCGCTTCCTGTTCCTGACCGAGAAAAAAGCCTACAAGACGCCGAACTGGATGCTGCCGGCCTGTTTCCAGAACCATGGCAATTACGTCATCTCGCTGGCCAACGTGGTGCGCTGGCTGGGGCAGCAGGCGGAAATCCTGGGCGTGGAGATTTTCCCGGGCTTCCCGGCGGCCGAAGTGCTATACAACGAGGATGGCTCGGTCAAGGGCGTCGCCACCGGCAACATGGGCGTCGACCGCCATGGCCAGCCTACCGACGCCTTCCAGCTGGGCATGGAACTGCACGCCAAGTACACCTTGTTTGCCGAAGGCGCGCGCGGCCACCTGGGCAAGCAGCTGATGGCGAAGTTCGACCTGAACAAGGGCAAGGATCCACAGACCTATGCAATCGGCATCAAGGAACTATGGGAAATCGATCCCAAGCTGCACCAGCCGGGCCTGGTCGTGCATACCGCGGGCTGGCCGCTGGATACCCAGACCTACGGCGGTTCTTTCCTGTACCACCTGGAAAACAATCAGGTCGCGGTCGGCTACGTGGTCGGCCTGGCTTACGAAAACCCCTACCTGTCGCCTTACGAAGAATTCCAGCGCTACAAGACGCACCCGGAAATCAGCAAGTTTTTCCAGGGCGGCAAGCGCATTTCCTACGGCGCCCGCGCGATTACCGCCGGCGGCCTGCAATCGCTGCCCAAGCTGACCTTCCCTGGCGGCGCCCTGATCGGCTGCGATGCCGGCTTCCTCAACGCCAGCCGCATCAAGGGCAGCCACGCCGCCATCAAGACCGGCATGCTGGCCGCCAACGCCGCGTTCGAAGCGCTGGGCAACAACCGTCAGTTCGACGAGCTGACGGCTTATAGCGAGGCATTTGAACAGTCCTGGCTGCACCAGGAACTGCACAAGGCACGCAACTTCAAGCCGTGGATGAGCAAGGGCCTGTATCTCGGCACGTTGATGGTCGGCATCGACCAGGTGGTGTTCGGCGGCAAGGCGCCATGGACCCTGCGCCACACCCATGCCGACCACGAATGCCTGAAGCCGGCCGCCAATTACGCGCCGATCAAGTATCCGAAGCCGGACGGCAAGCTGACCTTCGACCGCCTGTCGTCGGTGTTCATCTCCAACACCAACCATGCCGAAGACCAGCCTATCCACCTGACGCTGAAAGACCCGAACGTGCCGGTCAACGTCAACCTGCGCGACTATGCCGGGCCGGAAGCGCGCTACTGCCCTGCCGGCGTGTATGAATTCGTGACCAATGAAGACAATACCGAGCGGCTGCAGATCAATGCGCAAAACTGCGTGCATTGCAAAACCTGCGACATCAAGGATCCGACGCAGAATATCGTGTGGGTGACGCCGGAAGGCGGCGGCGGGCCGAACTATCCGAATATGTAA